A DNA window from Thermosynechococcaceae cyanobacterium Okahandja contains the following coding sequences:
- a CDS encoding pyridoxal phosphate-dependent aminotransferase encodes MELATRVMRVTPSVTLMIDAKAKAMRTAGEDVCSFSAGEPDFDTPAHIRDAAKAALDQGKTRYGPAAGEPALRQAIANKLQKDNQLPYTAENILVTNGGKQSLFNLMLALINPGDEVIIPAPYWVSYPEMVHLASGTPVIVHTTAATGYRITPAQLEAAITPKTRLFVLNSPSNPTGMVYTPAEIRALAEVVVRHGLWVVSDEIYEKILYDGAEHLSIGAVSEAAFDHTIVSSGFAKAYAMTGWRVGYLAGAVDLIKATTKIQGHSTSNVCTFAQYGAIAALEGSQDCVAEMVAAFYQRRERMYAGISAIPQLQCLQPQGAFYLFVDIAKTGLSSVEFCDRLLEEAKVATIPGKAFGMDDHIRLSYATDLATIEKGLERLATFVANL; translated from the coding sequence ATGGAGTTGGCAACGCGGGTGATGCGGGTCACGCCGTCAGTTACTTTAATGATTGATGCCAAAGCAAAGGCGATGCGCACAGCGGGGGAAGATGTTTGCAGCTTTAGTGCCGGAGAGCCTGACTTTGACACCCCTGCCCACATCCGTGATGCCGCCAAAGCCGCCTTAGATCAGGGTAAGACCCGTTATGGTCCGGCAGCCGGGGAACCGGCACTGCGGCAGGCCATTGCCAACAAGCTCCAGAAGGATAATCAGCTTCCCTATACGGCTGAGAATATCTTGGTCACCAATGGCGGTAAGCAATCCCTTTTTAATTTAATGCTGGCGCTCATTAATCCGGGGGATGAGGTGATTATTCCTGCCCCTTACTGGGTAAGCTATCCGGAAATGGTGCACTTGGCCAGTGGCACGCCCGTGATTGTCCACACGACGGCGGCAACCGGCTACCGCATTACCCCCGCCCAACTGGAGGCGGCCATTACCCCTAAAACCCGTCTGTTTGTCCTGAATTCTCCCAGCAATCCGACGGGGATGGTCTATACACCCGCAGAAATTCGTGCCCTTGCCGAGGTGGTGGTGCGCCACGGGCTGTGGGTGGTCTCAGATGAAATCTACGAGAAAATTCTCTACGATGGGGCGGAACACCTGAGCATTGGGGCGGTGAGCGAGGCGGCGTTTGATCACACCATTGTCAGTAGTGGTTTTGCCAAGGCCTACGCCATGACGGGATGGCGCGTCGGCTACCTTGCAGGGGCAGTGGATCTCATCAAGGCCACGACGAAAATTCAGGGGCATAGTACCTCAAACGTCTGTACTTTTGCCCAGTACGGGGCGATCGCGGCGCTTGAGGGAAGCCAAGACTGTGTGGCGGAAATGGTTGCGGCATTTTACCAACGCCGAGAGCGGATGTACGCCGGAATCAGCGCCATTCCCCAACTGCAGTGCTTGCAGCCCCAAGGTGCATTTTATTTGTTTGTGGATATTGCCAAAACGGGGCTGAGTTCGGTCGAGTTTTGCGATCGCCTCCTTGAGGAGGCCAAAGTCGCCACAATTCCCGGCAAAGCCTTTGGCATGGACGATCATATTCGTCTTTCTTACGCGACGGATTTAGCAACAATTGAGAAGGGGCTAGAGCGCCTCGCAACCTTTGTTGCTAACCTCTGA
- the trxA gene encoding thioredoxin, translating into MATTRQFSSFNDLLAQTTQPLLVDFYADWCGPCRMMAPILDQVKKNLKQQVEVVKIDSERYPQLASQYRVQSLPTLLLFHRGKEVQRWEGVQPPEVLIDAIRRL; encoded by the coding sequence ATGGCCACCACACGCCAGTTTAGTAGCTTCAACGACCTGCTTGCCCAAACGACCCAGCCGCTCCTCGTTGATTTTTATGCGGATTGGTGTGGGCCGTGTCGGATGATGGCACCCATTCTCGATCAGGTGAAGAAGAATCTTAAACAGCAGGTGGAAGTGGTTAAAATTGACTCCGAACGCTATCCCCAACTGGCCAGTCAGTACCGGGTTCAGTCGTTACCGACGCTCCTCCTCTTTCACCGCGGCAAGGAAGTGCAGCGCTGGGAAGGGGTGCAGCCCCCCGAAGTCCTCATTGATGCCATTCGGCGACTCTAG
- a CDS encoding transposase, with protein MRIAYQYRLQPTYEQRCLMSRWLEMLRCQYNWMLADRFDWWEMNRCPVNACPLVVSIAEPGEQPDYYSQKRSLVPLKVERPWYKDIHSQVLQDMVKRVDLAFERFIKGDSSGKRSGKPRFKGKGRYRTFTFPQAGHEWLEGNRVKLPKIGAVKFICHRPLPEGFDLKTVAVTHKADGWYVTFSLEDKSVPEQPLPDVVPTEANSIGVDAGLEYFIACSDGTTKQPPKVYRQAEEKLARLQAKRDARAKGSKARRKRDILPTLTLRVQHGIPNLTIGHSCPTPLV; from the coding sequence ATGCGAATTGCCTACCAGTATCGATTACAGCCAACCTATGAGCAGCGGTGTCTGATGAGCCGTTGGTTAGAAATGTTGCGCTGTCAGTACAACTGGATGTTGGCAGACCGCTTTGACTGGTGGGAGATGAACCGCTGCCCGGTCAACGCCTGCCCCCTAGTGGTCAGTATCGCTGAACCCGGAGAGCAGCCCGACTACTACAGCCAAAAACGATCTCTGGTGCCTCTCAAGGTAGAGCGGCCCTGGTACAAGGACATCCACTCCCAAGTGCTTCAGGACATGGTGAAGCGGGTCGATCTGGCCTTCGAGCGCTTCATCAAGGGCGACAGTTCCGGCAAGCGTAGCGGCAAGCCTCGGTTCAAAGGAAAAGGTCGCTACCGCACGTTCACCTTCCCCCAAGCTGGTCACGAATGGCTGGAGGGCAATCGAGTGAAGCTGCCCAAGATTGGGGCTGTGAAGTTCATCTGTCATAGACCACTGCCGGAGGGGTTTGACCTCAAGACTGTGGCGGTAACACACAAGGCTGATGGCTGGTATGTGACGTTTTCGCTTGAAGATAAGTCTGTGCCAGAGCAGCCACTACCCGATGTCGTCCCAACTGAGGCAAACAGTATTGGGGTTGATGCTGGCCTAGAGTACTTCATCGCTTGCTCAGATGGGACTACAAAGCAGCCACCTAAGGTTTACCGTCAGGCCGAAGAAAAACTGGCTCGACTTCAGGCCAAGCGCGATGCTAGAGCCAAGGGTTCAAAGGCAAGGCGCAAGCGTGACATCCTCCCGACGCTGACCCTACGGGTACAGCACGGGATTCCCAACCTCACGATTGGGCACTCCTGCCCCACGCCACTTGTCTAG
- the tnpA gene encoding IS200/IS605 family transposase, producing MKDDFVSSGRSVSDLKAHLVLTTKYRRKVFTAEMLGRLVEIFGDLCKKWDCKLIEVNGEADHIHILFQYYPQMALPKFINNLKSVSSRRLRAEFAERVNKFYWKSELWNESYFIASCGGVTVSVLRRYIEQQDSPDLGAMSYGQAAPTNPLSALGSHPDTHPKG from the coding sequence ATGAAAGACGATTTTGTTTCAAGTGGCCGTTCGGTCTCAGACCTTAAGGCACACCTAGTTTTGACGACCAAGTATCGCCGCAAGGTATTCACCGCTGAAATGCTGGGGAGGTTGGTCGAAATCTTTGGCGACCTCTGCAAAAAATGGGACTGCAAGCTGATAGAAGTCAACGGCGAGGCTGACCACATCCACATCCTGTTTCAGTACTACCCCCAGATGGCCCTGCCCAAGTTCATCAACAACTTGAAGTCTGTTTCTAGTCGCAGACTGAGAGCCGAATTTGCAGAGCGGGTCAACAAGTTCTATTGGAAGTCGGAGCTCTGGAATGAGTCGTACTTTATCGCCAGTTGTGGCGGCGTTACCGTCTCTGTTTTGAGGCGATACATTGAACAGCAAGATTCCCCTGACTTGGGCGCTATGTCCTACGGACAGGCTGCGCCAACGAACCCCCTCAGCGCCCTTGGCTCTCATCCCGACACCCACCCTAAAGGGTAG
- a CDS encoding acetolactate synthase large subunit, producing MNTAELLVKCLENEGVKYIFGLPGEENLDVLQALRHSSIQFVTTRHEQGAAFMADVYGRLTGQAGVCLSTLGPGATNLMTGVADANLDGAPLVAITGQVGTDRMHIESHQYLDLVAMFSPVTKWNAQIVRPSITPEIVRKAFKIAQNEKPGAVHIDLPENIAAMPVEGYPLKPCPAEKTYASFQSILKAAELISQADNPLILVGNGAIRAHAAPALTHFAEKLNIPVANTFMGKGVIPYQHSLALWTVGLQQRDYISCGFDHADLIIAVGYDLIEYSPKSWNPDGRLPIIHLAATHAEIDSSYIPVVEVVGDISDSLYEILKRADRQDKAPPYALQLRQDIVADYCQFAQDTSFPIKPQKLIYDLRQVMGPDDILISDVGAHKMWIARHYHCDRPNTCLISNGFAAMGIAVPGAMAAKLVYPNRHVVAVTGDGGFMMNFQELETALRMQTNFTTIIFNDGGYGLIEWKQHRYFGESAYVHFGNPDFVKLAESMGLKGYRVEATADFIPILKTALEQPVPTIIDVVVDYSENLRFNQRLGELSCEL from the coding sequence ATGAACACTGCGGAACTCCTCGTCAAGTGCCTTGAAAACGAAGGCGTGAAATACATTTTTGGCCTTCCCGGCGAAGAAAACCTTGATGTTCTCCAAGCCTTACGCCACTCCAGCATTCAGTTTGTCACCACCCGTCATGAACAGGGTGCCGCCTTCATGGCGGATGTCTATGGCCGGTTAACAGGTCAGGCGGGAGTTTGTCTTTCCACCTTAGGACCAGGAGCCACCAATCTGATGACCGGGGTTGCCGATGCCAACTTGGATGGCGCACCCCTTGTGGCGATTACGGGGCAGGTGGGCACCGATCGCATGCACATCGAGTCTCACCAGTATTTAGATCTGGTGGCCATGTTCAGCCCGGTCACCAAGTGGAACGCCCAGATTGTCCGCCCCAGCATTACCCCTGAAATTGTTCGCAAGGCCTTTAAGATCGCCCAAAATGAAAAGCCCGGTGCCGTCCATATTGACCTACCGGAAAATATTGCCGCAATGCCTGTTGAGGGCTATCCCCTCAAGCCCTGCCCCGCTGAGAAAACCTATGCCTCGTTCCAAAGTATCCTTAAGGCCGCCGAACTCATTAGCCAAGCCGATAACCCCCTCATCTTGGTGGGGAATGGCGCCATTCGCGCCCATGCGGCTCCTGCCTTGACCCACTTTGCCGAAAAACTCAATATTCCGGTGGCCAACACCTTTATGGGGAAGGGGGTGATTCCCTACCAACACTCCCTTGCCCTATGGACGGTGGGGCTACAACAGCGGGACTACATTAGCTGTGGCTTTGACCATGCAGACTTAATTATTGCGGTGGGCTACGACCTCATTGAATACTCCCCCAAAAGCTGGAACCCCGACGGTCGTTTGCCCATCATCCACCTTGCGGCCACCCATGCCGAAATTGACAGTAGCTATATTCCGGTTGTTGAGGTGGTTGGTGATATTTCTGATTCCCTCTACGAAATTCTCAAGCGGGCCGATCGCCAAGATAAAGCCCCTCCCTATGCCCTGCAACTGCGGCAAGACATTGTTGCCGACTACTGTCAGTTTGCCCAAGACACCAGCTTTCCCATCAAGCCGCAAAAACTAATCTATGACCTACGGCAAGTGATGGGGCCAGACGACATTCTGATTTCTGATGTGGGTGCCCACAAAATGTGGATTGCCCGCCATTACCACTGCGATCGCCCCAATACCTGCCTTATTTCCAATGGTTTTGCTGCCATGGGTATTGCTGTCCCCGGAGCCATGGCCGCCAAGCTGGTGTACCCCAATCGCCATGTGGTGGCCGTCACCGGCGACGGTGGCTTTATGATGAACTTCCAAGAGCTAGAAACCGCCCTGCGGATGCAGACCAATTTCACCACCATTATTTTTAATGACGGTGGCTATGGGCTAATTGAGTGGAAGCAACACCGCTACTTTGGTGAGTCCGCCTACGTCCACTTTGGCAACCCCGACTTTGTTAAACTGGCCGAAAGTATGGGTCTAAAAGGGTATCGGGTTGAAGCCACAGCCGACTTTATTCCGATCCTGAAAACGGCTCTTGAGCAGCCGGTTCCCACCATCATTGATGTTGTCGTTGACTACAGCGAAAACCTGCGCTTCAACCAACGGCTTGGGGAACTCAGTTGCGAGCTTTAG